AGAAATTGCTAGATCCATCAGGGAAGTGAAAATACCAATATTTGCAAGTGAAATTAAGCTTGATAACTTTTGTGGCTGAAACCATCTTGGTAGAGACACATCTGGATAATCTCGGAGTTGCAAAGATTTTAGACCATTGGGAGGTTGTAAAAGTTGAAGTGCTTCTGTCCCATTGTTCTGTCGAGTCATCATCGAAGACCGGTGCACTTATAGACCGTGAAGATATCTCTTTTTTTGTTCAGCTTCTAGTGCATCGCAGTTTAGTTGATACTCTAGATAATATCGGAATCCACATAATTCAATTCTCCTCAAGCTGATCAACTTATCGAAGTCACTGGGTAAACTTTCTATCTTGCATTCCCCAATATAAAGAATCTGCAAATTATAGAGGCAACAGAACGTTGAAGGAAGGCTCTTCAAAGGAGAAGCTCTGGAGATTTCAAGGTACCGAAGATGCTTCAAGTTGCAAACACTACCCGGTAACCCAGTTGTAGAGGCACAAATAATCACGCGCATACGCCCAAGTTCAGTACACCAATGATCCATTACAGGTGCTACAACTTTATCCTCCAAGGGCATGTTGCAAATCAGGGTACGCAGCTTCTCATGCTTGCATAGGCTTAACAGCTTTGAATAGTCAAACTTTGGGTTAGAGAGTACTGATAGGTGACGAACATTCTTAGGAATTTTTTGGAATTCGTTCACATTTTTTAATATGAAGCAATCATTCTTTGAAACCATTTGGACCATGTCATGAAGCAAGTCATGGATTACATATGCTCCGTGTACTTTCTGAAAGAAAGATCGACTTACAAGATCTTCAAAGTACTGACTAGCAATATCCTGAATTGGAATGTCCCCCTGAGGTTCCACAAAGCCTTCCGCCACCCAAATTTCAGCTAAATAATCCTTCTCAAATTCATGATCTTTAGGGTACACACCACATAATGAGAAACATCTCTTTAGGTAGAATGGTAAGTACATGTAGCTCAACCGAAGGGCTGGCAAAATGTCATCCTCCTGTTGCCTTAACTCCCACAATTCACTCTCTAGAACATTATTCCAATATGTTGTGTGACGGTTCATCCTTAGCAGGCGTCCAAGAGTTTTTGCAGCTAAAGGAGAACCCTTCAGCTTAGGAAGTATGCTTCTACCAATTTGCTCTAACTCATGATCATTGCTAAACCTCtcggatccaaacatgcatagtTTGAAGAAATTCCAAAAGACATCATCTTTCAAGCCATTTAATTTCAATGTCTTCATTGTGCGCACTCCATCAGCAACCTTTTGAGACCTAGTGGTGACCAACATGATGCTTCCCTTCCTCACATTTTTTAAAGGTGCACAGAATCTCTTCCAAGATTGCCCATTCTCCTTCAAGGCATCGTCCCACAAATCATCAAGGACAATAAGTAACTTTTTCTGGCACACAGTTTTATGAAGAGCATGTTGAAGCGAGTCCAACTGGCCAGTGCTTTCCTCTCCAGAAATGGATTGCAAGGCTTCTTTAGTTAACCTCTTGACGTCAAAGTCATCTGAGACAGAAAGCCAAATTGTCTTTTTGAAATGAGGCTTCACTTGTTGGTAGATATGTTGAGCCATAGTGGTTTTCCCAACACCCCCAATTCCAACTATTGGCAAAACAGCAAGGCCATTTTCTTGTTCATTACAAACATGGTTGATTGTTGCTAAAGTTCTTTTTGATGAATTGATTGTGCGGCATTCTCTCTTCCCTTTGGAATGAGCTTTCGTGGTACTATCACCTTCTCTTACAACTAGCAATTCTATCACCTGAGTCAACTCCTGATCACGGCCAAACATTATTGTCTCAATAGGAAAAGAACTAGTCTCTGGCCTGACTGATTTGTCAAAACGTGGTGTCGCTTCACCCAAGCCCATCTTCTCGAGCAGATTAGAAAGATTCTCCAGCCTTTTCTGGATATCCTTCACTTTGTTGAAACTGCCCTGAATGACACAGTTAAAGAAATCAATAAAAGCAGATTGGCTTGCAATGCCCTCCACTGTCACTTTCTGCTCATACCACCTGAACTCATCAAGAATGTCCTCCGCATCATACACCGCATCACTGAATTTTGGAAGGAGCTCGGCCACACAGTGTTTGTGGCTCCTCCACTCCGCCCGATCAATGAGGTTGTACATTGCCGGAAGAGTATCACTAAGACATTGTAGGCCACTCTGCAAGTGCAGTACCTCATCctgaagattttgctcttgcttaCCACTCCATCGGGAGTGCAGAGATGAAATAGAAGACCTTGCCCACTGAAACAAATTGACACATTCGTTAATGCCACTGATGACCCCAATAGTACCAGATATACTCATGGTGACTCGAATCTGCAGATTTCTTCTCTGTCCTGTTGAGCAACAATAGACATGGTGAGCATTACAGCATACTTTGTGGTCAGATACCAAGAGTAAAAGAGCAATATTCACCATGAAATTAGTAACACTAGTTCTTTGTATGAGAGAATGTATGGACCTAACTGGATCACGACAAATCACAAGAATGACAAATCACAATTGAATGTAATGTAGTATTTTTTAGAAAATATTTCTTTCAGAGAACCCGAGAACCACCTCAAAATAGCACTAATACTTTGTATGAGAGAATGTATGGACCTAACTGGATTACGATAAATCACAAGAATGACAAATCACAATTGAATGTAATGTGGTATTTTTAGaacatatttccttcagagaaCCTGAGAACAACCTCATAACAGCACTAATACTTTGTATGAGAGAATGTATGAACCTAACTGGATTACGACAAATCACAAGAATGACAAATCACAATTGAATGTAATGTAGTAATATTTTTTAGGACAGATTTCTTTCAGAGAACCTGAGAACCACCTCATAACAGGGCACTGGATTCGTGAGGGCTTGTTTGGACTGCGTGGAGGAGGAACTTGCCTGACCTGGAGACCTCCGGCCGGCTCGCCTAATCAGCTTGGTTAATTACCGGCTGGCCAAGACATCCTTCGTGCACAGAGAAGGTGCAGCCACAGGGATGCATCACTGAATCTCCGCTGCAGCTGCTGCCGCTGGCTTCTACTCCAGCGCGGCTGTACCAACTAGGAGGGATCAACGAAGCCGGGCCGCCGCAGCATGGACGGCTGGCGACGCTCCACTAGCGAGCGACAGCCAATGCCTAATCTCAGTGTCTTCCCTCTAAGCTCGCCGCGCCTGACCATCACGCCGGTCAAGCAACAGAGCTCGCTGCCTCTAGTATCTACCCCTCGTATCACCACTCCTGTGGGGAGGCTGCCGCCTCCGGCCTGGGGTCGCGCTCCCGCCGCGTGCCTTCGCACCATGGTCGCTGGCTTGGTGAATCAAATTAGATCGGGGGAgcggagagggacgaagggggaAATTTTGGATCTGAGGATGAGGAATTGAGGAATttttttttatatacatgatgaGAAATTGAGGATTAGATAAGCTGTGAGATGTTCTGAAAAAAGAAAGTAGGAGCACCTACAGCCGAACCTCTCAAACCCGTCTTATACGTTTGGACGGCCCGTCCAATCGCTATCCGTTCGCGAAAATTTGATCCAAACGGACGCCTTAAACATGCCTCAAACGCCCGGACTGACcagcacccctcatatccagcccaaatatgagGCGGATATGGGGTGCCCTCAAGGCACGCCCGCTGACCCTGCTGCAGGTTGTAGCGGTTCCACCTACAGCGACCGAAGCTACTCCCTTTCCCACCTGCAACGATCGAAACTCCTCCGTCTTTTATCGGTGCAACCAAATTTTAGTCCCACATCGCCGGGCGAGGTGGACGCCTCCCGACTTAAATAGTTGCACCAAACGGATGGCGGAAAGCTTGGTTATTGTTGTATAGGTCTATCAATTCTTGCATGTGTGATCAAAATAAATTTGACACTACATTGCATTTATTGACTGATAATTATTCATCGAGTGTCAAGTTTGTCTTGATACGTTGATACCTTTACTACAATGACagtagatttttattttattttatgcaTAGACACATAGTGATTCGAAAAAAGCCGACACTAATATTTCCTATGTCAAGGAGTTAGACCCTGACTATGAATCTTCTATGTCTTTTATGTGATAAAGATAGAAGATTCATAGTAAGAGTCCATATCCTTAACAAATACTATAATGACGTCAGAAGCTTATCCCTTCTGGACGACCCGGATGTTTAAGTTGGTCGACTAGCTCATCAATCGGCGAGGTGAGACTAATACAAGTATGAAAATGTTAAGTATGAGCAATTTTCGGTGCCTAGCCGGCCCAAGACGGACAGAATGATCGACGTACATGGCCCTACATGTAACATATGTTTTGAAAATAGGGTATATGGTTGTAAATTGTAAAATTTGAGGCACGCCCAGTCACTGTCTGCATGCGCGTCCGCGAGCGTTTGAGGGCTCAAATTTACAAcctccggttgtagatgctctaagctCTAAGTTTTGAATCTCTTACTTCGTGGGACTATAAATGTGTTTTTTTACACACTACAAACTACAAACAAACGCATATGCTCACATACACGCGCACACGCACTCAACTCCATGAAGTATGAACACATACGCATATCCTAAGCCGGCAGAACATCTTAAATCATGAAATTAACGAAGTTGTAAGCGGACAGAACATGTTAAAGCTTGAAATTGACGAAGTCGTCACTGACATTTTCATAGTCAACGAAAATGTCTCCTTCCACATTGAACACACATCGCCAAGAAGCCTAAAATAAATTTTGGAAATTGCAACCACCAGTGTCAAGTCTAAGACTTAGCTCTGGCGGGTTGACTCCACCATAAGAAATCTAACCATTTGAGGtgtgacttcgtaaatctcaagattATACTTCCTCCGTCCAGTGAAGAGTGTACATCTAGCATCAAAATTTGTCCATAAAAGAGCGTACGTCTATCTTCCCAATGCACTTTAAAGTAGAAAAAATAATTCTCTCTCATCACACGGTAATCAAGACCAATAGCAATCTACATATGGTCTTCTTAATTTTTACATGCGCTTAGCTTATTGGAGGTTGGGTAATTAAAGAGAAGAAAGATGGTGGCTTGCACCTTTCCAATGCAATTTTTACTTAACTTCATAATTTGTTCTAAAATTCCTAGATGTACACTCTTCaccggacagagggagtatgccggctcagtctttcagaggtgatcataggggtagggtgtgcgtgtgtgcgcgTATGTAtaagcgcttgcgtctgtactatgTTAAGAAAAAGCTCAACCCAAGATAAACATGGTGTACTGAAGCAAACCTCCATGCGTACATAATACTAGTAGTCTAGTAGTACtatctagtactccctctgtcccaaaataagtgtcttaactttgtactaactttagtataaaGTTGTACTAGAGTTAAGAtacttattttgagacggagggagtactacgaAAGCGGATTTGTAGCACCCGGGTGTTCGACACCCCTATATGAACATTAAATTCAAAGAAATACTAAAAAATTTGAAGAAAAATCTAAGATTTTGAGATATCAAAACTGGATTCCCGATCTACTCCCGTGTGAAATCTCGCAACAAAATGTCAGGAAATGTATTCGTGGCAAAAAAGGACAAAAAATTTCTATGTACAGAAAAAATTGTTTGGATGGATATTTTTCGGACAATATTTTCTTCACCACCGATACGTTTCCTGGTGTTTTTTCATGAAATTTAACACGGAAGTAGATTGAGAACCCATGTTTTACATTCCTAAATTTTAGATTTTTTAAAAATCTTTTTAATATTCTTTACGTTTAATATTCATATAGGGATGTGGAGCTCCTGTGTTTTTTTCTATCTGCTACTCCCTATATATACGGACGGAGGATGAACAATAGCAAAGAGAGAGGCAGAAAACCAAAATGGAGTGAGCCCGGAAATCGATGGAGGTGCTTACTGGGTGCGGTGGACGACCGGCGAGGCGTGCAGCAAGCGACGATGATCCAGACCTCGAGCACGCTCTCTCTTGCTGCCTCCAGTCCTCCACAGAAAATGGGGCGGGGGTGGGTGGGGATGAAGAACGGGGCCGGGGAGATGGCGATGAACAAGAGCAGCACGGGGGACGGCGCGGCAGTTTCCGAGAAATTGCATGCGGGCCCATGGACGTCGCCTTTTGATGTGCAGCAAAGTAGCCACAAAAGTGCGAAGCGTCTGCGCACCAGGAAAGCTAGAGAAGAATTCTTTTTAGTTAATGCACTACTGATCTGGCGGAGCTTTTCCTCATCACGAACTAGTGCTTTCGGCAGTGGGTCACTCTTAGTGCTTCGTGACAGACGCACGCAAACAATGGTACACATTTTTTATTATTGAAACGGAGGTAAAAGATTTTTGTGTTAATTAAGAGAAAAGAAGAGTTTGTGTTACAAATACACCCCTCAATACAACAAATGAACTACTCTTCCGGCATGATTGTCCCTAGTTTCTTTGTCCCCGCGCCACCCAAAGCAAGGCCTCCTTCTTAATGTTGTCGAGTAGGATCGACGGGGCGCACCTTGGTTACTGGAAACACGCGTGTTTCCCTCATTTCAGATAGTGGCTTTTCTATTTGGGATGGGTATATCGGATTATAATCCAATCCATCAATCTTTGAGGGAGCGTCTCAAATGCCATGTGAGCAATTTGGAGTCAAGCATTGATCATTTCCCAAAGCCTTAGAGTGTACCGATACTTGAAAACTAGGTGATCAATTGATTCATGTTCCCTTTTGCAAAGGGGGGCAATCAACAAAATTTGGTCACCCTCGTTTGGTCAATATATCAGCCGTCCAACTCTACTTTGAATGGCCAACAAAACAAAGAACTTCACCTTAGGTTGTGCCCAAGTTATCCACACCGCATGCTCCAAAGGGGAGGATCATGCCAATAAATTGAGCCTTGCAGGTGGACTCTGACGTGTAGCAACTACTCAACGTGTGCTTTCAAGTAATGTCGTCTTCTGCCTCCACAAGATTAAAAGCCCGAATAGTGGCCCAAAACTCAACAAATTGACGGAAGTGGATGATAAAAAAAAGTGGGAGAGAATTTGATCTTGGCGACCCATGCATCGTCCTTGAGGGCTTCCCTCACTTTCCATTTTTTTCTAGATGATGCCTCCTATATTAGGGGGGAGGAGCGATATCCTTGGGCTTTCGGTCATGCACCCAAAGGGAATCCCAAAAAGGTGTTCTTGCATCATTGCCGACGGTGATGGTCGTGGAAGCAAGAAGCACATAATAAGTCATGGTCCATGGCGTTACAAGGGTTGCCCATGCCAACCCACATTTTTGTTGGCTCCTTCCATTCAAACCAAAGCCAACTGGGCCTAAGGGCCCTAAAATTGTCTTTATGTA
The sequence above is a segment of the Aegilops tauschii subsp. strangulata cultivar AL8/78 chromosome 6, Aet v6.0, whole genome shotgun sequence genome. Coding sequences within it:
- the LOC123493459 gene encoding LOW QUALITY PROTEIN: putative disease resistance protein RGA1 (The sequence of the model RefSeq protein was modified relative to this genomic sequence to represent the inferred CDS: substituted 1 base at 1 genomic stop codon) — protein: MSISGTIGVISGINECVNLFQWARSSISSLHSRWSGKQEQNLQDEVLHLQSGLQCLSDTLPAMYNLIDRAEWRSHKHCVAELLPKFSDAVYDAEDILDEFRWYEQKVTVEGIASQSAFIDFFNCVIQGSFNKVKDIQKRLENLSNLLEKMGLGEATPRFDKSVRPETSSFPIETIMFGRDQELTQVIELLVVREGDSTTKAHSKGKRECRTINSSKRTLATINHVCNEQENGLAVLPIVGIGGVGKTTMAQHIYQQVKPHFKKTIWLSVSDDFDVKRLTKEALQSISGEESTGQLDSLQHALHKTVCQKKLLIVLDDLWDDALKENGQSWKRFCAPLKNVRKGSIMLVTTRSQKVADGVRTMKTLKLNGLKDDVFWNFFKLCMFGSERFSNDHELEQIGRSILPKLKGSPLAAKTLGRLLRMNRHTTYWNNVLESELWELRQQEDDILPALRLSYMYLPFYLKRCFSLCGVYPKDHEFEKDYLAEIWVAEGFVEPQGDIPIQDIASQYFEDLVSRSFFQKVHGAYVIHDLLHDMVQMVSKNDCFILKNVNEFQKIPKNVRHLSVLSNPKFDYSKLLSLCKHEKLRTLICNMPLEDKVVAPVMDHWCTELGRMRVIICASTTGLPGSVCNLKHLRYLEISRASPLKSLPSTFCCLYNLQILYIGECKIESLPSDFDKLISLRRIELCGFRYYLEYQLNCDALEAEQKKRYLHGLXVHRSSMMTRQNNGTEALQLLQPPNGLKSLQLRDYPDVSLPRWFQPQKLSSLISLANIGIFTSLMDLAISDCHKLSSLEHFLHPASIPAIKKIVVRNCERLISVPTERFVEFHCLEELEVVYCRNICSRSLVAPSLKRLVLGCSGDLAHNIECCSLTSFFLYYSRHTSIHLQHLPALMSLSIARCESLTSVRPAIFTNFSHCGCNASGITSFLFLTVLTISGCTKLSTLDGLLTQECLPVVERIYIAHCDELLSLPGERFGSFLCLKDLEIYDCQRLDWQRGLVLPSTLQRLVLGQCGDISAWVPSCLQNLASLVSLEMSECPGITSIPGDIWRTNLASLEELYITDCPDLVSIGGLEAVAQLGTLHISGCPKMIEM